A stretch of the Filimonas lacunae genome encodes the following:
- a CDS encoding oligogalacturonate lyase family protein → MTKKLFVITALMLLGYVQTYVQAQTTPQPVPDKLVVLTFDDAVKSHYTYVAPLLKKYGFNATFYVCEFQQPAFSDTSLYMTWPQIRELGKQGFEIGNHTWHHTHVNKLDEAGFLKELSYIEHKCDSLSIAHPVTFAYPGYDTDVKAINTLQKAGYQLARIGGNRTYNPKADHPYYIPSFSTSGNDKRKVLNAIQQAKNGNVVVLTVHGVPDNAHNWVTTPPELFEEYLQYLHDNHYTVISMKQLGSYVSLESGWKLPPQRMPELATGSVTPMPYEWIDKDTRHKVIQLTRTEGDNASFYFHNNPFVDGRLVYYNTSLSGSRQIFTVNLKSLKTEQITNHPGVMKGEIVAVKRKEVFYQVKDSVFATNVDTKKERLVFVFPSDFKGDITTLNADETLLGGAYGSDKEKELFRQHPEKKDFFNIIYEARLPRTLFTVNINTGELKKVFTDSAWLNHVQFSPSDPSLLMFCHEGPWHKVDRIWTINVVTGGDIKLVHKRTVDMEIAGHEWFGADGKTIWFDLQQPRGKTFFVAGANVQTGKEVKYEFSKNEWSVHYTTSPDQQLFAGDGGDPDAVAKAPDGKWIYLFRPQGDRFVPERLVNMKQHQYKLEPNVHFSPDGKWIIFRANFEGQSQVYAVSIEKQEF, encoded by the coding sequence ATGACAAAGAAATTATTCGTTATTACCGCATTAATGCTGTTAGGGTATGTGCAAACGTATGTACAGGCTCAAACAACACCCCAACCAGTACCTGACAAGTTAGTAGTACTCACTTTTGACGACGCCGTAAAAAGTCACTACACCTACGTAGCTCCCCTGTTAAAAAAGTACGGCTTTAACGCCACTTTTTATGTGTGCGAGTTTCAGCAGCCTGCCTTTAGTGATACCAGTTTATACATGACCTGGCCACAGATCAGGGAATTGGGTAAGCAGGGTTTTGAAATAGGCAACCACACCTGGCACCATACCCATGTGAACAAGCTGGATGAAGCCGGATTTTTAAAAGAGCTTTCCTATATAGAGCATAAGTGCGATTCTTTATCGATAGCTCATCCCGTAACTTTTGCTTATCCCGGTTATGATACGGATGTAAAAGCCATCAACACTTTACAGAAAGCGGGTTATCAACTGGCCCGTATCGGTGGTAACCGCACTTACAACCCAAAGGCCGATCATCCTTATTATATACCCAGCTTTAGCACATCGGGCAACGATAAGCGCAAAGTGCTGAATGCTATACAACAGGCTAAGAATGGCAACGTAGTAGTGTTAACGGTGCATGGAGTGCCGGATAATGCGCACAACTGGGTAACTACACCACCAGAGTTGTTTGAAGAATATTTGCAGTATCTGCACGATAACCATTACACGGTTATTTCTATGAAGCAGCTGGGGAGTTATGTAAGCCTGGAAAGCGGCTGGAAGCTACCACCTCAACGGATGCCGGAACTGGCTACAGGTAGTGTAACACCTATGCCTTATGAATGGATAGATAAAGACACCCGTCATAAAGTAATTCAGTTAACACGTACAGAAGGCGATAACGCCAGCTTTTACTTTCACAATAATCCTTTTGTGGATGGCAGGCTGGTGTATTACAACACCAGCCTGAGTGGCAGCAGGCAAATATTTACCGTGAACCTGAAAAGCCTGAAAACAGAGCAGATCACCAATCACCCTGGCGTAATGAAAGGGGAGATTGTGGCTGTAAAGCGGAAGGAAGTGTTTTACCAGGTAAAGGATAGTGTGTTTGCCACAAACGTGGATACTAAAAAAGAGCGCCTGGTATTTGTGTTCCCGTCAGACTTTAAAGGAGACATCACCACACTGAATGCAGATGAAACCTTATTAGGTGGTGCCTATGGATCTGATAAAGAGAAAGAGCTGTTTAGGCAACATCCCGAAAAGAAAGACTTTTTCAATATTATATATGAAGCAAGGCTGCCCCGTACCTTGTTTACGGTAAACATCAACACCGGGGAGCTGAAAAAAGTATTTACAGATAGCGCCTGGTTAAACCATGTACAGTTTTCTCCATCTGATCCATCTCTGTTAATGTTCTGTCACGAAGGTCCGTGGCATAAGGTAGACAGGATATGGACTATTAATGTGGTAACAGGCGGCGATATTAAACTGGTGCATAAGCGCACAGTAGATATGGAAATTGCGGGACATGAATGGTTTGGTGCCGATGGAAAAACCATTTGGTTTGATTTGCAACAGCCACGTGGTAAAACATTCTTTGTAGCGGGTGCCAATGTGCAAACCGGTAAAGAAGTGAAATACGAGTTTAGCAAGAATGAATGGTCGGTGCATTATACCACTTCACCCGATCAGCAATTGTTTGCGGGCGATGGTGGCGACCCGGATGCAGTGGCCAAAGCGCCGGATGGTAAATGGATTTATTTATTCCGTCCGCAAGGTGACCGTTTTGTGCCGGAGCGCCTGGTGAATATGAAGCAGCACCAGTATAAGCTGGAGCCGAATGTGCATTTTTCACCCGATGGCAAGTGGATTATTTTCCGCGCCAATTTTGAAGGGCAGTCGCAGGTGTATGCGGTATCAATTGAAAAACAGGAATTTTAA
- a CDS encoding RagB/SusD family nutrient uptake outer membrane protein, protein MTTFHKGLYKWLIAASSVALLPSCSKSFLHEEQITSVTSDEYKTQDGIDKLVIGMYLSYRYPFNSEWGYGSLNFGTDEFAVGGAVTVEPWNTYSINSQSIYINSTWDAMYSAINTANIVIQNTPVYYTPGTGADTRLGEGYFTRAWAYFNLVTQYGGVPLKLTPSTTVEYEFTRAAAKDIYAQIISDFTKAYEVLPKTAEANGRITKWAAGHFLAKAYLTRASELYDDWNSATKQDDLNKAVTYSTDVISNSGRSLAPNFSDLWNYTGPDGANESLSEVLLAAQFNDNLNGRDRYGNQMHLFFLSVYQGSDGMVRDIPGGREYSRLRTTDYLIDIYDRQNDSRFWKSFRTVINANNPASIPKWTDTYAPSPELVGTPKYAGNEPAWKYIVNDAGDTRFTADNIGYNSAQLKVRYYSGESANYPAVNHGGYSAAVFPALSKFTDGSRETVASTFGNRDGILARLGETYLIAAEAYGRLGNYNTALTYINTLRDRAAYKAGEDRSAYVDGGVSYKNNSVANTAQYTTYSNKNSYYESNDIEVSTAATSLHLNSVNDMFNSKYEFYDKLTSSSDADKFIQFILNERSRELAGELLRWQDLARTKTLVKRAKAFNDTALPLESKNYVRPIPQTFLDMVQLNGKSLTNEQKQAMQNPNY, encoded by the coding sequence ATGACAACTTTTCATAAAGGTTTATATAAATGGCTGATTGCCGCAAGTAGCGTAGCATTGCTGCCTTCTTGTTCCAAATCGTTTTTACATGAAGAGCAGATCACCTCTGTAACTTCCGATGAATATAAAACCCAGGATGGTATTGATAAGCTGGTAATTGGTATGTATCTGAGCTACCGTTACCCTTTCAACTCTGAATGGGGATATGGTTCTCTGAACTTTGGTACCGATGAGTTTGCAGTAGGCGGTGCCGTTACGGTAGAGCCCTGGAACACTTATAGCATCAATTCTCAGAGCATTTATATTAACAGCACCTGGGATGCAATGTATAGTGCTATTAATACGGCGAACATTGTAATTCAAAATACCCCCGTATATTATACACCCGGCACTGGCGCTGATACCCGTTTAGGTGAAGGTTATTTTACACGTGCATGGGCTTATTTTAACCTGGTTACCCAATATGGTGGTGTGCCTCTTAAACTGACTCCTTCTACTACTGTAGAATATGAGTTTACAAGAGCGGCTGCTAAAGACATCTATGCGCAGATCATCAGTGATTTTACCAAAGCATATGAGGTATTACCCAAAACTGCTGAAGCGAATGGACGTATTACCAAATGGGCTGCTGGACACTTCCTGGCAAAAGCTTACTTAACCCGTGCAAGCGAGCTGTATGATGATTGGAATAGTGCTACCAAGCAAGATGATTTGAATAAGGCAGTTACTTATTCTACCGACGTGATTAGTAATAGTGGACGTTCACTGGCTCCTAACTTTAGCGATCTGTGGAATTATACAGGTCCGGATGGCGCCAATGAAAGTTTGAGTGAAGTGCTGCTGGCGGCACAGTTTAACGATAACCTGAATGGTCGTGACCGTTATGGCAACCAGATGCACTTATTCTTCCTTTCTGTGTATCAGGGTTCGGATGGTATGGTTCGCGATATTCCAGGTGGACGTGAGTATTCGCGTTTAAGAACTACAGATTATCTGATCGATATCTATGATCGTCAAAATGACTCTCGTTTCTGGAAAAGCTTCAGAACTGTTATCAATGCAAATAACCCTGCCAGCATTCCTAAATGGACAGATACATACGCGCCGTCTCCTGAATTAGTGGGTACACCAAAATATGCAGGAAACGAGCCTGCCTGGAAATACATTGTAAATGATGCAGGCGATACACGCTTTACTGCCGATAATATAGGTTATAACAGCGCTCAGTTGAAAGTGCGTTATTATAGCGGCGAATCGGCAAATTATCCTGCAGTAAACCATGGAGGTTATAGTGCAGCTGTATTCCCTGCTTTGTCTAAATTTACAGATGGATCAAGAGAAACTGTTGCGTCTACTTTCGGTAACAGAGATGGCATATTAGCCCGTTTGGGTGAAACTTACCTGATTGCAGCAGAAGCATATGGACGTTTAGGAAACTATAATACGGCGTTAACCTACATTAATACCTTACGTGACAGGGCTGCTTATAAGGCCGGTGAAGACCGTTCGGCTTATGTAGATGGTGGTGTAAGTTATAAGAACAACTCTGTAGCAAATACTGCACAGTATACAACCTATTCTAATAAAAACTCTTATTATGAATCTAACGATATCGAAGTAAGCACCGCAGCTACTTCATTACACTTAAACAGTGTAAATGATATGTTCAACTCTAAGTATGAGTTTTACGATAAGTTAACTTCCTCTTCTGACGCAGATAAATTTATCCAGTTTATCCTGAACGAACGTTCTCGTGAATTAGCAGGTGAATTGCTGCGCTGGCAGGATCTGGCTCGTACCAAAACACTGGTAAAACGTGCCAAAGCTTTCAATGACACTGCTTTGCCATTGGAAAGCAAAAACTATGTGCGCCCGATTCCACAAACATTCCTGGATATGGTGCAGCTGAATGGCAAAAGTTTAACTAATGAGCAGAAGCAAGCCATGCAAAACCCGAATTATTAA
- a CDS encoding SusC/RagA family TonB-linked outer membrane protein, translated as MKVKLLVIEGALCFMLLLCPALSSRLLAQSDSAAVKKTITGKITDPEGKPLEGATVQVKGTSMMVASKAGGEFTLSNVPSDAVLIVTAVGFEALEAAVNGQSTVNVSVKTKTNALEDVVVVGYGTRKKTDVTGAVASLGAEEIKKRPVQNALQAMQGKMGGVDITSNERPGEVGKVLIRGNRSLSASNDPLYVIDGIPMPLGSAGGIDALNPQDIEAIDVLKDASATAIYGSRGANGVILVTTKSGKKGRTTLNYTGNLTFDNQQNRTEMMSAAEYIEFRRNAYRRDGNYPDVPTLADDQRIFGGEYYAFENVKKGWTTGTWNPNAVSTTDWTGLVLQTGITQDHTLSVSGGSDKVRSYGSFGYLNQQGTMKGQDFKRYNGKFNTEVKPTKWFTMGGSVTATYSVQNYGYASLTSTSTTNIFQAAQNMLPYAVPYDSLGKRIVMPGGDDGIMNPVYEDRLTLNERKVIRTLGTLYAEVEPIKGLKYRFNFGPDFYSLRNGRYWDAQSINRGAGSASSTNQARLDASTRVSWTLDNLVYYDKNIEKHNIGITLLQSASANRLEGSSITAQALSNASQKWYNLGSATAQTALSSLSETKLESYMGRVNYSFDSKYLFTASARWDGASQLADGHKWDFFPSASAAWRMDQEDFIRSISWIKTLKLRLGVGVTGNSAVDAYATKGNPQGTTYVFGNSILTGYLPSSLFARTVNPMGNTGLGWEKTKQWNMGVDFDVLKGRLSGTIDLYTTKTTDLLMNMSILTLTGYQSTYGNIGATSNKGVDINLTSNNVRTKDFAWTTNLSISYNKSKITKLNNGITKDITNGWFVGEQIGSNYDYVKEGIWQNDTKDQSLLALYKQKGSNFTSTSAGNIRVKDLNHDTLIDPNNDRTIVGHANPNWTGGMTNTFTYKNFELSVFVFSRLGFTVLTGQEFLQGRYAQRKLDYWTPTNPTNDYPSPSYKTSSGDQFKSSMNYQSGSFIKIRNIALGYTLPKQTLGKLHLTNCKVYAQVTNPGFIFSKVSWIDPDTGLATFNRGFVLGVNMGL; from the coding sequence ATGAAAGTAAAACTACTTGTCATTGAGGGAGCCTTATGCTTCATGCTACTGCTATGTCCTGCTTTGAGCTCAAGACTACTTGCGCAAAGCGACAGTGCTGCTGTTAAGAAAACAATCACCGGAAAAATTACAGATCCTGAGGGTAAACCTTTAGAAGGTGCTACCGTACAGGTAAAAGGAACCTCTATGATGGTGGCTTCCAAAGCTGGTGGTGAATTCACTTTAAGTAATGTACCATCAGATGCGGTACTGATTGTTACAGCTGTCGGCTTTGAAGCCCTGGAAGCAGCAGTAAACGGTCAGTCAACCGTAAATGTTTCCGTGAAAACCAAAACCAATGCATTGGAAGATGTAGTGGTGGTAGGTTATGGTACCCGTAAAAAAACGGATGTAACCGGTGCTGTTGCCAGCCTGGGTGCAGAAGAAATTAAAAAACGCCCTGTACAGAACGCACTGCAGGCTATGCAGGGCAAAATGGGTGGTGTGGATATTACTTCCAACGAACGCCCTGGTGAAGTAGGTAAAGTACTGATCCGCGGTAACAGGTCGTTAAGTGCTTCTAATGACCCTTTATATGTGATAGATGGTATTCCCATGCCATTAGGTTCTGCAGGTGGCATTGATGCATTGAACCCACAGGACATTGAAGCGATAGACGTATTGAAAGATGCGAGTGCTACTGCTATCTATGGTTCACGTGGTGCTAACGGTGTAATCCTTGTTACTACCAAATCTGGTAAGAAAGGCAGAACTACTTTAAACTATACAGGTAACCTGACTTTTGACAATCAGCAGAACCGTACTGAAATGATGAGCGCTGCTGAGTATATAGAATTCAGAAGGAATGCTTATCGTCGTGATGGTAACTATCCTGATGTACCTACCCTGGCAGATGACCAAAGAATTTTTGGTGGTGAATACTACGCATTTGAAAATGTGAAAAAAGGATGGACCACTGGTACCTGGAACCCCAATGCGGTATCTACTACAGACTGGACAGGTTTAGTATTACAAACCGGCATTACACAGGATCATACCCTGAGTGTAAGCGGTGGTAGCGATAAAGTAAGAAGTTATGGCTCTTTTGGTTACTTAAACCAACAGGGCACTATGAAAGGACAGGACTTTAAGCGCTATAATGGTAAGTTTAATACCGAAGTAAAGCCAACCAAATGGTTTACAATGGGTGGTAGCGTAACTGCTACATACAGTGTACAGAATTATGGTTATGCGAGCTTAACCAGCACTTCTACTACTAATATTTTCCAGGCTGCACAAAATATGCTGCCTTATGCCGTGCCTTATGACAGTTTAGGCAAGCGTATTGTAATGCCCGGTGGTGATGATGGCATCATGAACCCGGTTTATGAAGATAGATTAACGTTAAATGAACGTAAGGTTATCAGAACACTGGGTACATTATATGCAGAAGTTGAACCTATTAAAGGTTTAAAATACAGGTTTAACTTTGGTCCTGATTTCTATAGCCTGCGTAATGGACGTTACTGGGATGCACAGTCTATAAATAGAGGAGCCGGTAGTGCTTCTTCAACTAACCAGGCAAGGTTAGATGCAAGTACCCGTGTTTCCTGGACATTGGATAACCTGGTTTACTACGATAAAAACATTGAGAAGCATAATATTGGTATTACCTTATTGCAAAGTGCTTCTGCCAACCGTTTAGAAGGTTCTTCTATCACTGCACAGGCTTTATCTAATGCCAGTCAGAAATGGTATAACCTGGGTTCTGCTACTGCACAAACAGCCCTCAGCAGCTTGTCTGAAACCAAGCTGGAGTCTTACATGGGCCGTGTAAACTATAGCTTTGACAGCAAATACCTGTTTACTGCTTCTGCAAGATGGGATGGTGCTTCTCAGCTGGCCGACGGTCATAAATGGGACTTCTTCCCTTCTGCTTCCGCTGCATGGCGTATGGATCAGGAAGATTTCATTCGCAGTATAAGCTGGATCAAAACCCTGAAATTAAGATTAGGTGTGGGTGTTACAGGTAACTCTGCTGTAGATGCATATGCTACAAAAGGCAATCCACAAGGTACTACCTATGTATTTGGCAACAGCATTCTTACAGGGTATCTTCCTTCCAGCTTATTTGCCAGAACTGTAAACCCAATGGGTAACACTGGCTTAGGATGGGAGAAAACAAAACAATGGAACATGGGTGTGGATTTTGACGTGCTGAAAGGCAGGTTAAGCGGTACTATCGACTTATATACTACCAAGACCACAGACCTGTTAATGAATATGAGCATTTTAACACTGACAGGTTACCAGTCTACTTATGGTAATATCGGTGCTACCTCTAACAAAGGCGTGGATATCAACCTGACTTCTAATAATGTTAGGACTAAAGATTTTGCCTGGACTACCAACCTGAGCATTTCTTACAACAAAAGCAAGATTACCAAGTTAAACAATGGTATTACAAAAGATATTACCAATGGCTGGTTTGTAGGCGAGCAAATTGGTTCTAACTATGATTATGTGAAAGAAGGTATCTGGCAGAATGACACTAAAGACCAGTCTTTGTTGGCCCTGTACAAACAAAAAGGATCCAACTTCACTTCTACCTCAGCAGGTAACATCAGGGTAAAAGATCTGAATCATGATACTTTGATTGATCCTAACAATGACAGAACTATTGTAGGGCATGCGAATCCTAACTGGACTGGCGGTATGACCAACACGTTTACCTATAAAAACTTTGAGTTGTCTGTATTCGTGTTTTCCCGTCTTGGCTTTACTGTGTTAACCGGGCAAGAGTTTTTACAAGGTCGTTATGCACAACGTAAGTTAGATTACTGGACACCTACTAATCCTACTAACGACTATCCTTCACCTAGTTATAAAACTTCCAGTGGTGACCAGTTTAAGAGTTCTATGAACTATCAGAGTGGTTCATTCATTAAAATCAGAAATATTGCGTTGGGATATACCTTACCTAAGCAAACCTTGGGTAAACTGCATCTGACCAACTGCAAAGTGTATGCACAGGTTACCAACCCAGGCTTTATTTTCAGCAAAGTAAGCTGGATTGATCCTGATACCGGTTTAGCTACTTTCAACCGTGGCTTTGTACTGGGTGTGAATATGGGGCTTTAA
- a CDS encoding LutC/YkgG family protein translates to MSSREDIIKRVQQNQPPAVALPNTDVFINMRDADVEQFKQTFRNIGGALYEVNNYEQVIEILRTDFAAFKKKITTLKQLEAIADTSWFKDDPHSLHDAEVMIAEAHFGVCENGAVWITEPNMVQRASVFIGEHLVMLVRKSSLVATMHDAYVRIASLHDSQYGFGAFIAGPSKTADIEQSLVLGAHGPRTMTMMLMD, encoded by the coding sequence ATGAGTTCGCGCGAAGATATTATAAAAAGGGTACAACAAAATCAACCACCAGCAGTTGCATTGCCGAACACAGATGTGTTTATTAATATGCGCGATGCAGATGTGGAGCAGTTTAAACAAACCTTTCGTAACATAGGTGGTGCTTTGTATGAAGTGAACAATTACGAACAGGTAATTGAAATACTGCGTACAGATTTCGCTGCTTTTAAAAAGAAGATCACCACCCTAAAGCAACTGGAAGCTATTGCAGATACCAGCTGGTTTAAGGATGATCCGCATAGTTTGCACGATGCAGAGGTGATGATTGCCGAAGCACATTTTGGTGTATGTGAAAATGGTGCGGTGTGGATTACCGAGCCTAATATGGTGCAGCGTGCATCGGTGTTTATTGGTGAACACCTGGTAATGCTGGTGCGCAAAAGCAGCCTGGTAGCTACTATGCATGATGCGTATGTGCGCATTGCATCGTTGCATGATAGTCAGTATGGGTTTGGCGCATTTATAGCAGGCCCATCTAAAACTGCGGATATTGAGCAGTCGCTGGTGTTAGGAGCTCATGGCCCGCGCACTATGACAATGATGCTGATGGATTAA
- a CDS encoding lactate utilization protein B, whose protein sequence is MNQPHKDHATLAEKFNADEDRVNWHDETLWWIRQKRDKIVWTLPEWEQLRETASQIKLNVLGNLSDYLLQFEANAQKNGVTVHWAANGEEHNKIVHRLLQEQGVTQMVKSKSMLTEECHLNEYLEQNGVEVVDTDLGERIVQLAKEPPSHIVLPCIHWKKEEIGELFHKFLGTPAGNADPQFLTHAARLNLRQDFLTRKVALTGVNFAVAETGEFVVCTNEGNADMGAHLANVHIASMGIEKLIPQRKHLGVFLRLLTRSATGQPITTYSSHFAKPRPGQQMHIILVDNGRSIHLGKEEFRNSLKCIRCGACMNTCPVYRRSGGHSYHNAVAGPIGSILAPNFDMRKNADLPFASTLCGSCSNVCPVKIDIHDQLYKWRQVLAKEGYTPKVKTVAMKAMAITLSKPGIFTIAGKIGRITMRSIPGLVNNKMNPWYKQREMPEAPKESFREWYQKNRKK, encoded by the coding sequence ATGAACCAACCACATAAAGATCACGCAACCTTAGCAGAGAAGTTTAATGCAGATGAGGATCGGGTAAACTGGCATGATGAAACTTTATGGTGGATACGCCAGAAGCGCGATAAAATAGTATGGACATTGCCGGAGTGGGAGCAGTTGCGTGAAACCGCTTCGCAGATAAAACTGAACGTACTTGGCAATTTATCTGATTACTTATTACAGTTTGAAGCCAATGCACAGAAGAACGGTGTAACCGTACACTGGGCAGCGAATGGCGAAGAACATAATAAAATAGTACACCGTTTATTACAAGAGCAGGGTGTTACACAAATGGTGAAAAGTAAGAGTATGCTTACGGAAGAATGCCATTTGAATGAATACCTGGAGCAGAACGGTGTGGAAGTAGTGGATACCGATTTGGGCGAACGTATTGTGCAGCTGGCCAAAGAGCCACCCAGCCATATCGTATTACCTTGTATTCACTGGAAAAAAGAAGAGATAGGAGAGTTGTTCCATAAATTCCTGGGCACACCTGCAGGCAATGCCGATCCGCAGTTTTTAACACATGCGGCCCGTTTAAACCTGCGCCAGGATTTTCTTACCCGTAAAGTAGCCCTAACCGGCGTAAACTTTGCTGTTGCTGAAACCGGCGAGTTTGTAGTGTGTACCAATGAAGGCAATGCCGATATGGGCGCACACCTGGCCAATGTTCACATTGCCAGCATGGGTATTGAAAAACTGATTCCGCAGCGTAAGCACCTGGGGGTGTTTTTACGTTTGCTTACCCGCAGTGCTACAGGGCAGCCTATTACTACTTATAGCAGTCACTTTGCCAAGCCGCGTCCCGGCCAGCAAATGCACATTATACTGGTAGATAATGGCCGTAGTATTCACCTGGGTAAAGAAGAATTCCGCAATTCATTAAAGTGTATACGTTGTGGTGCCTGTATGAACACCTGTCCTGTATACAGGCGCAGTGGTGGACATAGCTACCATAACGCAGTAGCGGGTCCTATCGGCTCTATACTGGCGCCTAACTTTGATATGCGTAAGAATGCCGATCTGCCTTTTGCTTCTACCTTATGTGGCTCATGCTCCAACGTATGTCCTGTTAAAATAGATATACACGATCAGTTGTATAAATGGCGTCAGGTGCTGGCCAAAGAAGGATACACACCTAAGGTAAAAACCGTTGCTATGAAAGCGATGGCAATTACCTTAAGTAAGCCGGGCATATTTACCATAGCTGGTAAAATAGGCCGTATTACTATGCGTAGTATACCTGGGTTGGTGAATAACAAAATGAACCCCTGGTATAAGCAACGTGAAATGCCGGAAGCACCGAAAGAATCATTTAGAGAGTGGTATCAGAAAAACAGGAAAAAATGA
- a CDS encoding (Fe-S)-binding protein has product MKVGLFIPCYVDQFYPQVAVATLQLLEKLGCDVEFPMRQTCCGQPMANSGYEHLTHGCNENFVDNFQGFDYIVCPSGSCTLHVKDHLHSKKDENAAQTIRKKVYELTEFLTDVLKVENLRASFPHKVGFHQSCHGQRGLHMSQMTELVAEPFSKPEHLLSQVSGIELVTLKRKDECCGFGGTFCVAEEAVSAKMGKDRVADHLQQEVEFIAGADMSCLMHMEGILRRQKSPVKVIHIAEILNSTVHEPTT; this is encoded by the coding sequence ATGAAAGTAGGATTGTTTATACCGTGTTATGTAGACCAGTTTTATCCGCAGGTAGCCGTTGCTACTTTACAGCTGCTGGAAAAACTGGGGTGTGATGTGGAGTTTCCGATGCGGCAAACCTGTTGCGGCCAGCCAATGGCTAACTCGGGCTATGAACACTTGACGCACGGATGTAATGAAAACTTTGTAGATAACTTTCAGGGTTTTGATTACATCGTGTGTCCGTCGGGTAGCTGTACCCTTCATGTAAAAGACCATTTGCACTCGAAGAAAGACGAAAATGCAGCGCAAACCATCCGTAAAAAGGTATATGAGCTCACTGAGTTTTTAACCGATGTGCTGAAGGTAGAAAACCTCCGGGCCAGCTTTCCGCATAAGGTAGGCTTTCACCAAAGCTGCCACGGACAACGCGGCCTGCATATGTCGCAAATGACCGAACTGGTAGCAGAACCGTTTTCCAAGCCAGAGCACTTGTTAAGCCAGGTAAGCGGCATTGAGCTGGTTACACTAAAGCGTAAAGATGAATGCTGTGGTTTTGGTGGCACTTTTTGTGTAGCAGAAGAAGCGGTATCGGCTAAAATGGGCAAAGACCGTGTGGCCGATCACCTGCAGCAGGAGGTGGAATTTATTGCGGGTGCCGACATGAGCTGCCTGATGCATATGGAAGGTATTTTACGCAGACAGAAGAGTCCTGTTAAAGTGATACATATTGCTGAAATTTTAAACAGTACTGTTCATGAACCAACCACATAA